Proteins co-encoded in one Coregonus clupeaformis isolate EN_2021a chromosome 17, ASM2061545v1, whole genome shotgun sequence genomic window:
- the ubp1 gene encoding upstream-binding protein 1 isoform X3, whose product MSPAKLTFEDRNPPAAVYSPANCGPFPGGKLAALRLEAEEKELGAMAWVLKMDDATIESGLVHDFDASLSGIGQELGAGAYSMSDVLALPIFKQEDSSLPSDCESSSLNPPFQYVLCAATSPAVKLHDETLTYLNQGQSYEIRMLDNRKLAELPEINNKTVKSIVRVVFHDRRLQYTEHQQLEGWKWNRPGDRLLDIDIPLSVGIVEAKANPSQLNAAEFLWDLNKRASVFVQVHCISTEFTPRKHGGEKGVPFRIQIDTFRQGDNGEYTEHLHSASCQIKVFKPKGADRKQKTDREKMEKRPSQEKEKYQPSYDTTILSEMRLEPIIEEAGDYELKKSSKRTLPADCGDSLAKRGTCSPWPDAYISSPQTAGPSFSSTPLSTYTASSVPDSGPSSPNHQTDPVSQVVTEQLSPTATIKEAQKWLVKNRFNTYARLFSHFSGCDLMKLTREDLVQICGAADGIRLFYTLRSSILAGRCVPG is encoded by the exons ATGTCGCCGGCGAAATTGACTTTTGAGGACCGCAA TCCACCAGCAGCGGTTTATTCGCCCGCTAACTGCGGTCCCTTCCCCGGAGGCAAGCTGGCGGCCCTTCGGCTGGAGGCGGAGGAGAAGGAGCTGGGGGCCATGGCCTGGGTGCTGAAGATGGACGATGCCACCATCGAGTCAGGGCTGGTACACGACTTCGATGCCAGTCTGTCGGGCATCGGGCAGGAGCTGGGGGCTGGCGCATACAGTATGAG tGATGTGCTTGCCTTGCCCATCTTTAAACAGGAGGACTCCAGTCTTCCTTCAGACTGTGAGAGCAGCAGTCTCAACCCTCCCTTCCAGTACGTTCTCTGTGCTGCCACCTCCCCTGCTGTCAAACTACACGATGAGACACTCACCTACCTGAACCAAG gCCAGTCTTATGAGATCCGTATGCTGGACAACCGAAAGCTGGCAGAGTTACCAGAGATTAACAACAAGACTGTCAAG agCATCGTTAGGGTGGTGTTCCATGACAGGAGACTCCAGTACACAGAGCACCAGCAGCTGGAGGGCTGGAAGTGGAATCGCCCTGGAGACCGTCTCCTAGATATCG acatcCCTCTGTCAGTGGGTATCGTGGAGGCGAAGGCCAACCCCTCTCAGCTCAACGCTGCCGAATTCCTCTGGGACCTCAACAAGAGAGCCTCTGTGTTTGTACAG gtccaCTGCATCAGTACAGAGTTCACCCCTAGGAAGCATGGAGGGGAGAAGGGAGTTCCCTTCAGGATCCAGATCGACACTTTCAGACAGGGAGACAACGGAGAGTACACTGAACACCTCCACTCTGCCTCCTGCCAAATCAAAGTCTTCAAG ccAAAGGGGGCAGACAGGAAACAGAAGACTgacagagagaagatggagaaacGACCGTCTCAGGAAAAGGAGAAGTACCAGCCCTCCTACGACACAACCATACTATCAGAG atgaggctggAGCCCATCATAGAGGAGGCAGGAGACTATGAGCTGAAGAAGTCCAGCAAGCGGACGCTGCCGGCTGACTGTGGGGACTCGCTGGCCAAGAGAGGCACT tGTTCTCCGTGGCCTGATGCCTACATCAGCTCTCCCCAGACAGCTggcccctccttctcctccacacctctctccacATACACTGCCTCCTCTGTACCTGACAG TGGCCCCTCGTCACCCAATCaccagacagaccctgtcagccAAGTTGTCACAGAG CAGCTCAGTCCTACAGCTACCATCAAGGAGGCTCAGAAGTGGCTTGTCAAGAACCGCTTCAACACATACGCACGACTCTTCTCCCActtctcag GTTGTGACTTAATGAAGTTGACCCGGGAAGACCTGGTTCAGATCTGTGGAGCTGCTGATGGAATCAGACTCTTCTACACACTCAGATCCAG